The proteins below are encoded in one region of Fimbriimonadaceae bacterium:
- a CDS encoding exonuclease SbcCD subunit D yields the protein MKILHTADWHVGRTLRNRSRATEHREVLKEIGAIALGEAVDLVIVAGDLFDSVSPTAESEDIVYEALLDLAATGAQVVVISGNHDHPHRLSAIAPLLRRVNVTAGALLARPESGGVISVQSKSGEKVAIALIPFLSQKGAVKADAIMSVEPAQNVLTYQEICGNIVRRLCEGLEEGCVQLAVAHLAVQGGKVGGGERAAHSIFEYYVPAMIFPATLHYVALGHLHAPQKIAAGCPMWYSGSPLQLDFGDAEVTNSVLLVEAQAGTPAEVRPIPLKSGRRLRQLKGTLNELKLQQGNVGDDYLKLIVKESPRVGLADELRELFPNVVDVVLEYSTSIKVDDRSDHEQMTPAQLFRAYLVEENEEEDAVIAAFEGILEDNYASRQT from the coding sequence ATGAAGATTCTACATACTGCAGACTGGCACGTTGGGCGCACACTCCGGAACCGCTCACGCGCTACCGAGCACCGTGAGGTCCTGAAGGAAATCGGAGCCATTGCGCTCGGAGAGGCGGTTGATCTGGTTATCGTCGCCGGTGACCTCTTTGACTCAGTATCTCCCACTGCGGAGTCGGAGGACATTGTGTACGAAGCTCTGCTGGACCTCGCGGCGACAGGCGCTCAAGTGGTTGTGATCTCGGGAAACCACGACCACCCTCACCGACTGAGCGCCATCGCACCCCTGCTCAGAAGGGTGAATGTCACTGCCGGCGCTCTCCTCGCGCGCCCCGAGAGCGGGGGAGTCATCTCCGTCCAATCGAAGTCTGGCGAGAAGGTTGCCATCGCCCTTATCCCGTTCCTCTCGCAAAAAGGTGCGGTTAAAGCTGACGCAATCATGTCTGTAGAACCCGCTCAGAACGTCCTTACCTACCAGGAGATTTGCGGCAACATCGTGCGACGACTCTGTGAGGGTCTTGAGGAGGGATGCGTCCAACTCGCAGTAGCTCACCTCGCCGTCCAGGGTGGCAAGGTGGGAGGCGGCGAGCGCGCGGCCCACTCGATCTTCGAGTACTACGTGCCAGCCATGATCTTCCCGGCAACGCTGCACTACGTGGCTCTAGGGCACCTGCACGCCCCGCAGAAAATCGCGGCTGGCTGCCCCATGTGGTACTCCGGCTCGCCGCTTCAGCTTGATTTCGGAGACGCGGAGGTCACGAACTCTGTGCTCCTGGTCGAAGCCCAGGCAGGTACTCCGGCTGAGGTGAGGCCGATTCCCCTCAAGAGTGGGCGTAGGCTGCGTCAACTCAAGGGCACGCTAAACGAGCTTAAACTTCAGCAGGGAAATGTCGGGGACGACTACCTGAAGCTCATCGTCAAGGAATCCCCGCGGGTTGGGTTGGCCGATGAGCTTCGGGAGTTGTTCCCCAATGTCGTGGATGTCGTCCTAGAGTACAGCACCAGCATCAAAGTCGACGACAGGAGCGACCACGAACAAATGACGCCAGCACAGTTGTTCCGCGCCTATCTGGTCGAGGAGAACGAGGAAGAAGATGCAGTAATCGCGGCTTTCGAGGGGATTTTGGAGGACAACT